A genomic region of Aspergillus oryzae RIB40 DNA, chromosome 1 contains the following coding sequences:
- a CDS encoding putative DUF814 domain protein (predicted coiled-coil protein) → MVYYFTSNVVEPSAFIYVGKDKFENEDLIKYGLEKDVCAHVYLRLRDSESWDNIPQPLLEDCAQLTKANSIEGNKKDNITVIYTPWSNLMKDGSMATGQVSFHNPKLVRKVLVRQRENVIVNRLNKTRVEKFPDLMAEKNESLKKKQREERKTREEQRAREKQEKRERERLKWQKVHAYDDLMSEENIQASSNQDRDPDFLDDFM, encoded by the exons ATGGTATACTACTTTACATCGAATGTGGTTGAACCATCCGCTTTTATCTATGTCGGGAAAGACAAATTTGAGA ATGAGGATCTTATAAAATATGGTTTAGAGAAGGATGTTTG TGCACATGTCTATCTTCGTCTCCGTGATAGTGAATCATGGGACAATATCCCACAACCCCTTCTGGAAGACTGCGCACAGCTTACAAAGGCGAATTCTATTGAGG GGAATAAGAAAGACAACATCACAGTCATCTATACGCCATGGTCGAACTTGATGAAAGATGGGTCTATGGCTACTGGCCAAGTCTCATTTCACAATCCCAAGTTGGTGCGCAAAGTTCTAGTACGACAAAGGGAGAATGTTATAGTCAACCGGCTTAATAAAACCCGCGTGGAAAAATTTCCCGATCTTATGGCAGAGAAAAACGAGTCtctgaaaaagaagcagagagaggagaggaagaccagaGAGGAGCAGCgagcaagagaaaaacaagaaaagagagaaagggaaCGATTGAAGTGGCAGAAAGTGCATGCCTACGATGATCTGATGAGCGAGGAAAACATCCAGGCAAGCAGCAATCAAGATCGGGATCCTGACTTCCTTGATGACTTCATGTGA